The proteins below are encoded in one region of Solenopsis invicta isolate M01_SB chromosome 8, UNIL_Sinv_3.0, whole genome shotgun sequence:
- the LOC113006000 gene encoding uncharacterized protein LOC113006000, translating into MGTRLRNVKKDKKLGGRGMLTDVLINKITRYYGLAIRRNTDSVQGMKKAIQATLDHLTSTDETPKHGNCPAGDDSWCKWRKAEAAGCAASFKHPPPLHPNVEKHLQPIFDDLSNDNLLERCLGGYTHNTNECFNSTVWRLSPKHIHSGAKIVCIAAYIAASIFNEGYNAVLMIMNKLDIEIGIQAQNFAIAKDEKRITTQNRRSYNSSKEARTAHRMEMMAQNEFYEEAEGLLYAPGIAD; encoded by the coding sequence ATGGGCACAAGACttcgaaatgtaaaaaaagataagaagcTCGGAGGACGTGGAATGTTGACCGATGTACTGATAAACAAAATAACTCGATACTACGGATTAGCCATACGTCGAAATACTGATTCGGTCCAGGGCATGAAAAAAGCCATTCAAGCAACACTCGATCATCTAACATCCACCGACGAGACACCGAAACACGGAAATTGTCCGGCTGGAGATGATAGCTGGTGTAAATGGCGCAAGGCTGAGGCAGCAGGTTGTGCAGCGTCATTTAAACATCCCCCTCCTCTTCACCCAAATGTTGAGAAACATTTGCAACCAATCTTCGACGATCTTTCGAATGACAATCTTTTGGAAAGGTGTTTAGGCGGTTACACACACAATACAAATGAATGTTTTAATTCGACCGTTTGGCGTTTATCGCCTAAACACATTCACAGTGGAGCAAAAATCGTCTGCATTGCTGCGTATATTGCTGCATCAATATTTAACGAAGGCTACAATGCAGTATTGATGATTATGAACAAATTGGACATAGAAATTGGGATACAGGCACAAAATTTTGCCATAGCGAAGGACGAGAAACGAATAACCACACAGAACCGCCGAAGCTATAACAGCTCAAAAGAGGCAAGAACGGCTCATAGGATGGAGATGATGGCACAAAACGAGTTCTACGAGGAAGCGGAGGGGCTACTTTATGCACCTGGAATCGCTGATTAG